The following coding sequences lie in one Helicoverpa zea isolate HzStark_Cry1AcR chromosome 2, ilHelZeax1.1, whole genome shotgun sequence genomic window:
- the LOC124642573 gene encoding ATP-binding cassette sub-family C member 4 has protein sequence MVSGNKDPCDLKKVPPKNREKKTNNYKRANWFSKTWFIWMMPTFWRGYKRDLYDSDLTKPKDSHLSDKLGDRLEKKWLEEIALASKQGRKPSLLRAMTKAFWMSYAPSGIMFLIQALVLKPFQPVALSLMLTYWEPGSTMSYEQAVYCATAVIMMSLVIAFLNHHGTYSTQQFGMKVRIAACSLIYRKVMRMSSGALAQTTAGQVVNLLSNDVNRFDYAFIYTHFIWLLPLQVIVVCYLIYLKIGYAAIVGVIGIVLQTIPVQSYMSKLAARLRMRTACKTDERVRIMDEIINGMQVIKMYAWEKPFEQVVALARKNEIKCITSASYLRGVYLSFMVFTERLTLYITLLSYSLFGYQVTADIVFPLAQFFNTLQGTLSIIMSNAVSFLAEALISVQRLEAFMLFDEREDLRSVPDVDIAKLVQMVDNKKKKINLSEVDLRPNTFKKIDEEGIYNPGFECNEKGLMTSTLCPMPVNPDVGILIQNVSASWTDDGPITLNQLNLMVPKGKLCAIIGSVGSGKSSVLQLLLSELRSSNGRIYLSGPLSYASQEPWLFVATVRQNILFGLPYNSKKYKEVVRVCALQKDFQQFPHGDQTLVGERGASLSGGQRARINLARAVYRQAEIYLLDDPLSAVDAHVGRQLFDECISGYLRHTTRVLVTHQLHYLKAADYIVIMNNGSVEAKGSYDELVSTGKDFAKLLSSSHDENEDKKDVEKPPPMSRRTSARLSTTRRPSLCESTGGCEVAQEMEEEERESGSMGWRVYGAYLRAGGKAPPLLFMILLLVIGQLSATLCDYWVTFWTNEVTTLKEKANNRTIKDYHVDRSPPLDNGTFNLSSYFSGVNLQPDLDIHAFIGPLDTSQYLYVYSALIVCCIFFITARAFMFFKVCMTASRNLHNDMFHSMLRGVMRFFDTNSSGRILNRFSKDIGALDELLPRFLLECIQIYLVMFSILALNAAALIWTLLPTTIILLLFYTILQIYLKSAQGIKRLEGTTRSPVFSHMSATLNGISTIRSAGAEQRLIQEFDRFQDIHTSTWSSYLASGVTLGFWLDFICVIYLTIVIVAFLVIDSKTIFSGNVGLAISQTLILTGMLQFGVRQTAEVISQMTSVERILQYTHIEREPKWDKGEKETPAGWPSRGRIQFKNCYMKYTPEDLPVLKNLNLVIESGWKVGIVGRTGAGKSSLISSLFRLAIVEGEVLIDDVDTSYLALQELRSKISIIPQEPVLFSATVRYNLDPFNNYDDEQLWQALEAVDLKAAVPALDFKVSEGGSNFSLGQRQLVCLARAILRANRILVLDEATANVDPKTDEFIQRTIRTRFADCTVLTVAHRLNTIMDSDRVMVMDSGRLVEFDHPYLLLSNPEGHFTKMVKETSEKMSAQLFQIAKNTYLSSGGVI, from the exons AAAATGGCTGGAAGAAATTGCACTGGCGAGCAAGCAGGGCCGTAAACCATCTTTACTTCGTGCAATGACCAAGGCTTTCTGGATGAGTTACGCTCCTTCCGGCATTATGTTCCTCATACAAGCACTCGTACTCAA GCCTTTCCAACCGGTGGCGTTGAGCTTGATGCTAACGTACTGGGAGCCAGGCTCGACCATGTCGTATGAACAAGCCGTGTACTGCGCGACTGCGGTCATCATGATGTCGCTGGTCATCGCCTTCCTCAACCACCACGGCACCTACTCCACGCAACAATTTGGCATGAAAGTCCGCATCGCCGCCTGCTCACTTATTTATAGAAAG GTAATGCGCATGAGTTCCGGCGCGCTCGCGCAGACCACAGCGGGGCAAGTCGTCAATCTATTGTCGAACGACGTGAACCGTTTCGACTACGCCTTCATCTACACACATTTCATCTGGCTCCTTCCTCTACAAGTCATCGTGGTCTGCTACCTCATATACCTGAAGATAGGCTATGCTGCCATCGTAGGCGTCATTGGCATTGTGTTGCAGACGATACCCGTTCagt CTTACATGAGTAAATTGGCTGCAAGGTTACGAATGAGGACCGCGTGCAAAACAGACGAGCGCGTGCGAATTATGGACGAAATTATTAATGGCATGCAG gtaataaaaatgtatgcctGGGAAAAGCCATTTGAACAGGTAGTCGCCCTGGCTCGGAAAAATGAAATCAAATGCATTACGTCAGCGTCGTACCTTCGAGGAGTATACCTGAGCTTCATGGTGTTCACGGAGAGACTCACCCTGTACATAACACTGCTATCCTACTCTCTATTCGGCTACCAAGTTACCGCGGACATT GTGTTTCCATTGGCGCAATTCTTCAACACCCTACAAGGAACCCTTTCGATAATAATGTCGAATGCCGTGTCATTTTTGGCAGAGGCGCTGATTTCAGTGCAACGCCTCGAGGCATTCATGTTATTCG ATGAGCGAGAGGATCTCCGCAGTGTGCCGGACGTAGACATCGCTAAATTGGTGCAAATGGTGGACAATAAGAAGAAAAAGATCAATTTGAGCGAAGTTGACCTTCGTCCTAACACGTTTAAGAAGATCGACGAGGAAGGAATTTACAACCCCG GATTCGAGTGCAACGAAAAAGGTCTGATGACTTCAACTCTATGCCCAATGCCCGTGAACCCAGACGTGGGAATCTTGATCCAAAACGTGAGCGCCAGCTGGACTGACGACGGACCTATTACGTTGAACCAGCTTAACCTTATGGTGCCCAAAGGAAAGTTGTGTGCCATCATAGGCTCTGTTGGATCTGGAAAG AGTTCCGTTCTTCAATTGCTGCTGAGTGAACTTCGGTCAAGCAATGGCCGGATCTACTTGTCTGGTCCGCTGTCGTACGCGAGCCAGGAGCCATGGCTCTTCGTAGCAACCGTCAGACAGAACATACTGTTTGGCCTCCCCTACAACTCTAAAAAGTACAAAGAA GTGGTAAGAGTTTGTGCTCTCCAGAAAGACTTCCAGCAGTTTCCTCACGGTGACCAGACGCTGGTCGGTGAGCGAGGAGCCTCCCTGTCGGGCGGACAGCGAGCCCGCATCAACCTCGCCAGAGCAGTGTATAGACAA GCTGAGATATATCTACTGGACGACCCGCTGTCAGCGGTGGACGCGCACGTGGGCCGGCAGCTGTTCGACGAGTGCATCAGCGGCTACCTGCGCCACACCACGCGCGTGCTCGTCACGCACCAACTGCACTACCTCAAGGCTGCCGACTACATCGTCATCATGAATAAT gGTTCTGTGGAAGCTAAAGGGTCATACGACGAATTGGTGAGCACAGGGAAAGACTTCGCGAAGTTACTTTCATCAAGCCACGATGAAAACGAAGACAAGAAAGATGTGGAGAAACCACCCCCAATGTCCAGACGAACGTCTGCTAGa TTATCAACAACTCGCCGTCCGTCACTATGCGAGTCAACAGGCGGGTGTGAAGTAGCCCAGGAGATGGAGGAAGAGGAACGCGAGTCAGGGTCTATGGGCTGGCGCGTGTATGGCGCGTACCTCCGAGCCGGAGGCAAGGCGCCACCGCTGTTGTTCATGATCCTTCTGCTCGTGATCGGACAACTGTCGGCCACGCTCTGCGACTATTGGGTCACCTTCTG GACAAACGAAGTAACGACGTTAAAAGAGAAAGCTAATAACAGAACAATAAAAGACTACCACGTAGACCGATCGCCACCTCTCGACAATGGGACATTCAATTTATCCAGCTACTTCTCTGGAGTTAATTTGCAGCCAG ACTTGGACATCCACGCTTTCATAGGCCCTCTGGACACATCTCAATATTTATACGTCTACTCGGCGCTAATCGTGTGCTGTATCTTCTTCATCACGGCGCGTGCATTCATGTTCTTCAAGGTTTGCATGACAGCGTCCCGCAACCTCCATAACGACATGTTCCATTCCATGCTCCGGGGCGTTATGAGGTTCTTTGACACTAACTCCTCTG GCCGTATTCTTAACAGATTCTCTAAGGACATTGGAGCCCTCGATGAATTGTTGCCTCGTTTCCTACTCGAGTGTATACAGATCTACCTAGTGATGTTCAGTATCCTAGCACTAAACGCTGCTGCTCTCATCTGGACGCTGCTGCCTACCACTATCATCCTATTATTGTTCTACACTATACTCCAAATCTACCTTAAGTCTGCACAGGGTATCAAAAGACTGGAAGGCAcga CTCGAAGTCCTGTCTTTTCCCATATGTCGGCCACTCTCAACGGCATCAGCACTATCCGGTCAGCTGGCGCGGAACAAAGATTGATTCAAGAATTTGATAGATTCCAG GATATCCACACGTCCACGTGGAGCAGCTACCTGGCGAGCGGCGTGACGCTCGGCTTCTGGTTGGACTTCATCTGCGTCATATACCTAACAATCGTCATTGTCGCCTTCCTTGTTATTGATAGCA AAACGATATTCTCCGGGAACGTGGGCCTGGCGATATCACAGACGTTGATCCTGACGGGCATGCTGCAGTTTGGTGTCCGTCAGACGGCAGAGGTCATCTCGCAAATGACTAGCGTTGAGCGCATACTGCAGTACACACACATCGAACGGGAGCCCAAGTGGGACAAAGGAG AAAAAGAAACGCCTGCTGGATGGCCGTCACGCGGTCGAATTCAGTTCAAAAATTGCTACATGAAGTATACTCCCGAAGACTTGCCAGTGCTTAAGAATCTCAATTTAGTTATAGAAAGTGGATGGAAG GTTGGTATCGTGGGCCGGACGGGGGCCGGCAAGTCATCACTGATCTCCTCGCTGTTCCGCCTCGCCATCGTGGAGGGAGAAGTTCTCATTGATGACGTTGACACGTCTTACTTAGCTTTACAA GAGCTGCGATCGAAAATATCCATCATACCTCAGGAGCCAGTGCTGTTCTCAGCGACCGTTCGGTACAACTTGGACCCGTTCAATAACTACGATGATGAACAACTGTGGCAGGCGTTGGAAGCT GTGGATCTCAAAGCCGCAGTGCCGGCGCTGGACTTCAAGGTGTCAGAAGGAGGGTCGAATTTCTCACTGGGACAGCGACAGCTCGTATGCCTTGCGCGCGCCATCCTCCGCGCCAATCGCATCCTCGTACTGGACGAGGCTACTGCCAACGTAGACCCTAA GACGGATGAATTTATCCAAAGAACAATAAGAACGCGCTTCGCGGACTGCACCGTGCTGACGGTGGCTCATCGACTGAACACCATCATGGACTCGGACCGAGTCATGGTGATGGATTCGGGACGGCTGGTAGAGTTTGACCACCCCTACCTCCTCCTTAGCAACCCCGAGGGACACTTCACCAAGATGGTCAAAGAAACCAGTGAAAAAATGTCCGCGCAGCTATTCCAGATAGCAAAGAACACATACCTTAGTAGTGGTGGAGTAATATAA
- the LOC124642405 gene encoding uncharacterized protein CG16817-like has protein sequence MTSEILATPPSVSWAQRSARVFLTFNVECEKPDIKIEQKSVFFKGICTPDQKLHEVVIPLYSDIDPEKSSYTNKGRLIEVVLAKAKTDDPFWPALTSDKKKHHWLKVDFNRWQDEDESGDDFDNISDMFSSKLGNFGDENDKEVTSSSDEEDLPDIE, from the coding sequence ATGACATCGGAAATATTGGCTACACCGCCATCGGTTTCATGGGCGCAGAGAAGTGCTCGTGTGTTTTTGACGTTTAATGTAGAATGTGAGAAACCAGACATAAAAATTGAgcaaaaatctgtatttttcaAAGGTATATGCACACCAGATCAAAAGTTACATGAGGTTGTTATACCCTTGTACTCAGATATTGATCCAGAAAAAAGTTCTTACACAAACAAAGGGAGGTTAATCGAGGTTGTTTTGGCGAAAGCAAAAACTGACGACCCCTTCTGGCCTGCCTTAACAAGTGACAAAAAGAAACACCACTGGCTCAAAGTTGATTTCAATCGTTGGCAAGATGAAGATGAGAGTGGAGATGACTTTGATAATATTAGTGACATGTTCTCTAGCAAATTGGGCAACTTTGGTGATGAAAACGATAAAGAGGTTACCAGCTCATCCGATGAGGAAGATCTTCCTGACATAGAGTAA